In Bradyrhizobium symbiodeficiens, the genomic stretch CGGCCTCCGGCTCGGCGGCGGTCGCCGGGCGGGCCGCATTGGGAACGAACGGCTTGAACATCGAGAAAGTCTGCTGGAACAGCTCCATGTTCCGTCGGACTTGTTCTTCCAGGGGAGCAAAAGGAGTGCCGGACAGGCTGTTGGCGATCTGCTTGCGGAACTTCTCTTGCTCCTGGGTCAGGGTCGCGATCGACTGTTCCAGATATTTCGGAACCACCATCTGCATGCTGTCGCCGTAGAAACGGATCAGCTGGCGCAGGAAGGTGGTCGGGAGCAGGTTCTGGCCGGCCTTGTTCTCCTGCTCGAAGATGATCTGGGCGAGCACGGAGCGGGTGATGTCGTCGCCGGTCTTGGCGTCATAGACCAGGAAATCTTCGCCGTCCTTGACCATCGAGGCGAGGTCTTCCAGCGTCACATAGGTACTCGTTCCGGTGTTGTAGAGCCGGCGGTTCGCGTATTTCTTGATGGTCGTGGGTTGGTCTGATTTCGCCATGGGCTCTCACTTGCAAACGCGGAGAACGGGAACCGAGCGGGCTATGCCGCAGGGCGGGAAGAGTACGCAACGCAACAAAATAAGCATTTTCAAAGGGCTCACGCTACCGTTTTGTGCGGCACGGTTAATCGCACAGCAAAATCCTGCTTGCGAAAGCGCCAAGAACGCTATTTTGAATGCGCTGCGGCATGAATTCGGTGAAGGTTCGATTGACATGCCTCAACGACGTTAACAGGATGCCATTCGAGACTGGCGAGCCGTTTCCACAGCCACGCCTGCCCCCTTTCAAACCCAGGAGATGCCCATGTCAGACGATGTCGTCATCGTCAGCGCCGCCCGCACCCCGGTCGGAAGCTTCAACGGAGCGTTCGCGACCCTTCCCGCCCATGACCTTGGCGCCATCGCCATCAAGGCCGCGCTGGAGCGCGGGGGCATCGAGCCCGGCCGGGTCTCGGAAGTCATCATGGGTCAGATCCTGACCGCCGCCCAGGGCCAGAACCCGGCCCGTCAGGCTTCGATCGCCGCCGGGATCCCGGTGGAGAGCCCGGCCTGGGGCGTCAACCAGCTTTGCGGCTCTGGCCTGCGCACGGTTGCGCTCGGTTACCAGGCGCTGCTCAACGGCGATTCCGAGATCGTGGTCGCCGGCGGCCAGGAATCCATGAGCATGGCTCCGCACGCCCAATATCTGCGTGGCGGCGTCAAGATGGGCCCGGTCGAGTTCGTCGATACCATGATCAAGGACGGCCTGTGGGATGCCTTCAACGGCTACCACATGGGCAACACCGCCGAGAACGTCGCACGGCAGTGGCAGATTACCCGCACCCAGCAGGACGAGTTCGCGGTCGCCTCGCAGCAGAAGGCCGAGGCGGCGCAGAAGGCGGGCAAGTTCAACGACGAGATCGTCCCCGTCACCATCAAGAGCCGCAAGGGCGACATCGTCGTCAGCGCCGACGAATATCCGCGTCATGGCGCCACGCTCGATGGCATGGCCAAGCTCAAGCCCGCCTTCGAGAAGGACGGCACGGTCACCGCTGGCTCGGCATCCGGCATCAATGACGGCGCGGCCGCCGTGGTGCTGATGACCGCCAAGCAGGCCGCCAAGGAAGGCAAGAAGCCGCTCGCGCGGATCGTGTCGTGGGCACAGGCCGGCGTCGATCCGAAGATCATGGGCTCTGGCCCGATCCCTGCCTCGCGTGCCGCGCTGAAGAAAGCCGGCTGGAATGTCGGCGATCTCGACCTGATCGAAGCCAACGAGGCCTTCGCGGCGCAGGCCTGCGCCGTCAACAAGGACCTCGGCTGGGACACCTCCAAGGTCAACGTCAACGGCGGCGCGATCGCGATCGGTCATCCCGTCGGCGCGTCCGGCGCACGCGTGCTGGTGACGCTGCTGCACGAAATGCAGAAGCGTGATTCGAAGAAAGGCCTCGCCACGCTGTGCATCGGCGGCGGCATGGGTATCGCGATGTGCATCGCGCGCGACTGAAGATTGCTGACACGTAGCTGACGCGCAGTTTGCGCGTGCGCTGCACACGTCAGTGAGTGCGTTGCACGCGACTAAAAAGGCAGCGGTTGCAAATCAAATATTCTTCGCAACCGCGCAGGCCTCGATTAAATACAAACGCCCGGCTCAACGCCGGGCGTTTTGTTCTTGATGTCCGTCAAACCAACCGCATAATCCAACGCTAAAAAGCAATCACGTCAGAAACGTCCGAAGAGTCCAAGGGAAGGAATACGACATGGCACGAGTTGCGTTGGTGACGGGTGGTACGCGGGGCATCGGTGCTGCGATCAGCAAGGCACTGAAGGCGGCGGGATACAAGGTTGCGGCGAGCTATGCCGGCAATGATACGGCGGCGGAGAAGTTCAAGGCCGAGACCGGCATCGCCGTCTACAAATGGGACGTCAGCAGTTTCGATGCCTGCGCCGAGGGCGTGAAGAAGGTCGAGGCCGACCTCGGGCCGATCGAGGTGCTCGTCAACAATGCGGGCATCACCCGCGACACCGCTTTCCACAAGATGACGCTGGAGCAGTGGAACGCGGTCATCAACACCAATCTCGGTTCGCTGTTCAACATGACGCGCCAGGTCATCGAGGGCATGCGTTCGCGCAAATTCGGCCGCATCATCTCGATCTCGTCGATCAATGGCCAGAAGGGGCAGTTCGGTCAGGTCAATTATTCCGCGGCGAAGGCGGGTGACATCGGCTTCACCAAGGCGCTCGCGCTCGAGAACGCCAAGGGCGGCATCACCGTCAACGCGATCTGCCCCGGCTACATCAACACCGAAATGGTGCAGGCGGTGCCGAAAGACGTTCTGGAGAAGAACGTGATCCCGCAGATCCCGGTCAACCGGCTCGGCGAGCCCGAGGAGATCGCCCGCGCGGTGGTGTTCCTCGCAGCCGACGAGGCCGGTTTCATCACGGGCTCGACGATGACCATCAACGGCGGCCAATATCAGGCCTGATATGGCGCCAGGCCCTCAGGTCAAAAGCCTGTAGCCTCAGGCGCGACAAGGCGATAGTGAAGACGAAAATGCCCGGCCTCGTGCCGGGCATCGTTGTCCTCAGAGCCTTCGTCAATGACCCCGCGCACAGCCACGCTGATCGGATTGACCGCGATCCTGATGTGGTCGCTGCTGTCCGTGATGACGGTGGCGACCGGAAGGATCCCGGCATTCCAGCTTGCCGCGATGACCTTCGCGATCGGCGGCCTGGTCGGCCTGCTCACCTGGATCGGCCGCGGCGAGGCGGCGAAGAGCCTGCGTCAGCCGCTGGTCGTCTGGGCGGTCGGCGTGGGCGGCCTGTTCGGCTACCACGCGCTGTATTTTCTCGCGTTGCGCTTTGCACCGCCGGCCGAAGCCGGCCTGCTGAATTATCTGTGGCCGCTGCTGATCGTGCTGTTCTCGTCCTTCCTGCCGGGCGAGCGGCTCGCCTTGCATCACATCGTCGGCGCGATGCTCGGCCTCGTCGGCACGGTGCTGCTGTTCGCCGGCAACACCTCCGGCTTCGCGGCGGGGCAGGTGCCGGGATTGGCAGCGGCCTTCATCGCTGCATTCGTCTGGGCCGCCTATTCGGTGCTGTCGCGCCGGCTCAAAGCCGTTCCGACCGATGCGGTCGCCGGATTCTGCCTGGCCACCGCCGTGCTTGCCGCGCTGATGCACGGCCTGCTCGAGACCACCGTCTGGCCGGAGACCACGCTGCAATGGCTCTCTGTGATCGCGCTCGGCATCGGTCCCGTCGGTGCCGCCTTCTATGCCTGGGACATCGGCATGAAGCGCGGTGACATCCGCGTGCTCGGCGCCGCCTCCTACGCGACGCCGCTGCTCTCGACCGGCTTCCTCATCGCGGCCGGTTTTGCCAAGGCCAGCGCCAACATCGCCCTTGCCGCCATCCTGATTGCCGGCGGCGGCCTGATTGCGGCGAAGGACATGGTGCTGCGGAAGCGATGATCGTCATTCCGGGGCGAGTGGACCTACGGCTGCCAGCCCTTCGGTGCGAGCTCGAATTTCGCGAACTCAAAGGCGGGTGCGACGGTGCAGCCGACCAACGTCCAATCGCCGGTCGTCTCCGCCATCTGCCAAGCGTCCGCCGGCACGATGGCCTGCGGCCGCTCGCCGCCGACGAGGTCGGTACCGAGCCGCACTTCGTGCTGCGAACACCCTTCATGCGCGATGCGCAGCATCAAGGGGCTGCCGACGTAATAGTGCCATGTCTCGACCGCATCGACGCGATGCCAGTGCGAACACTCGCCGCGCGCCAGCAGGAAGTAAATGAGGGTCGAGCGCGAACGCCCGTTGGCGTCCGTGGCCTGGTCGCGGAACGTCTCGCGGTAATGGCCGCCTTCGGGATGCGGCCGCAATTCGAGGCGCGCGATGATCTCGGCTGCGGTCGACATCGATCCCCGTCAGGACTTGTTCTTCGCGACTTATGCTTCAGGACTTGTTCTTGCGCTCGCGCAATTCGCCGAACACGGCGGCGGCATCCGCGCCCTTCATGTGTAGCCTGGCTGCGACCTCGGGCGCATCAGCGCGCAGGAACACGTTTGCTCGCTTCTCGTCACCAAGCAGTGAGGGAATGGTGGGCTTGTTCTCGGCCCGCAACCTCGTCACCTCGGCGGCGCGCGCCTGGAGCGCCGCATTGTCGGGGTCGATGGTGAGCGCGAACTTGACGTTGGAGGCCGTGTATTCGTGGCCGCAATAGAGGTTGAAGTCGTCGGGCAGGGCACGCAGCTTCAGAAGCGAATCCCACATCATCGGATAGGTGCCCTCGAACACGCGGCCGCAGCCGATCGAAAACAGCGTGTCGGCAGCGAACACCGTCTTCTCGGTGTCGAACACGTAGGAGACGTGGTCGAGCGTGTGGCCCGGCGTCTCCAGAACGCGCGCCAGCAAATTGCCGATCTTGACCACGTCGGCATTGGCGACACGCAGATCGACATTGGCGATTTCAGTGGTCTTGTCGTGCGGCGCGACGACGCGGCAATTGTATTTCCGCTTGAGTTCGGCGACCCCGCCGACATGATCGCCGTGATGATGGGTGATCAGGATATCGGTGAGCTGCCAGCCCTCGCGCTCCAGCGCCGCCAGGATGGGGCCAGCCTCGGGCGCGTCGATCGACGCCGTCGCCTTGGTTTCCACATCGTGGATCAGATAGCCGAAATTGTCGTTTAAACAGCTGAAAGTACGAATTTCGGCGGCCATGTCATCTCCATCGGGCTCAGCCCCACCAGACAAATATGGCGTTAACGTTGCGCAGGCAATGCAATATTCCGCACGCGGCGGCGCTCTCGTGCATGTTACATTGCCGTCATGACCATCGACGTCGTCGACCTCCGCGAGTTCTATTCCCGCCGCCTCGGGATCGTGGCGCGGCAAATGATCAATCGCGGCATCAGGGAACGCTGGCCGAGCGCGGAGGGCCAGCGCGTTCTCGGCCTCGGCTATCCCACGCCCTATCTGGGGTTGTTCCGCGAAGATGCCGAGCGCTGCCTCGCCTTCATGCCGGCGGCCCAGGGTGTCTTGAAATGGCCGACGGGGCGGCCGGCGCTGGCCTCGCTGGTCGACGAATTCTCGCTGCCGCTTCCCGACGCCGCGGTCGACCGCATCCTGCTGGTTCATGCGCTGGAGATGTCGGACGATCCGGCCGCGCTGCTGCGCGAGGCGTGGCGCGTGCTGTCACCATCCGGCCGCGTGATCGCGGTCATCCCGAACCGGCGCGGGGTGTGGACCCGCACGGACAGCACGCCGTTCGGTCACGGCCGACCGTATTCGCGCTCGCAGATCACCGACCTTTTGCGCCAGACCTGGTTCACCCCGACCGCTTGGGGCGAGGCGCTTTTCATGCCGCCCTATGCCGGCGGCTGGGTGCTGAAATCCGCGCAGATGTGGGAGCGCGCCGGTGCGGCGCTGTCGCTGCCCTTCGCCGGCGTGCACATCGTCGAGGCCACCAAGCAGGTCTACCGCGCCATTCCCGCCAAGCGCGAGCGGGCGCGGTTGATTCCGTCGCTGGCCAAGCCGGTGCTGGTGCCGTCCTCGACGACGGCGACGCGCGGCTGAAACAAATCGTCCCGGCGAGGCCGGGACGATTCAGTTCAGGAAATCTGGTTCAGGACGTCTGGCGACGCCTTTGCAGCCTACTCGCCGGGGGCCACTTCGTCGCTCGAGGCGGCCGGAGCAGCTTCGCGCTCGGGGCGCGGGCCATGCGGCCGGCGGCGCCGCCGCGGAAAACGCTCACCGGCGCCACCGCCTTCGAAGGCGCCCGGGACATTCGCGCCACCATTCACTTGCGGCTGCGGGCCGGTGATGAAAGAGGGCAGGCGATCGACGCTGCCGGCGTCGGCAACGACGGGCTGCGGCTGGTTCAGCGGCAGCGGCTGAGGCTGGGGCTGATATTGCGGCTGCGGACGGTGCTCGCGCTCGCGGTGCTCGCGCGGCTGCTGGTTCTCGCGCTGATAGGGCTGGTTTTCGCGCTGCTGATGATCACGCTGGTGATCGCGCTGGCCGTCGCGGTCGCGCGCGAAGGGCTGCTGCTGTTGCGGCTGCGGGACGAAGCCCGGCTCCTGGCCGAAATTCGAGAAATTCTCGCCGTCGTCGTCGCCGTCGTCGCTATTGCTGCTGATCGGCTCGTCACCGCGCGGCTGCTGGTTCTGGCGGAACTGCTCCTGGGCCGCGGCGATCAGGCGAAAATAATGCTCGGCGTGCTGGTAGTAGTTCTCGGCCGCAACGGGGTCGCCGGAGGAGCGCGCGTCGCGTGCGAGCTGGAGATACTTTTCGGCGATGTGCGAGGCGGTGCCGCGGATCTTGATGTCGGGTCCGTTGGACTCGTAGACCCGGGTCATCGGGTTCTGGCTGCGCCGGTTATTGTTGTTGTTATTATTGTTATTATTGCGGTTGCGCATCCGCTGCTTGTTCTGACCGTTTCTCATGTCCTGCCTTTAATTCCAGCCCTAAACGTTGCACGCGTTACTGATTGCTAGGAGTGACCTGGTGACAGCGGTTCACATCGCTCGCGCGCACCGCGCGCAAGAGCGGATCGAACCCTGCCGATGTACGTCGACCGTCGCGTTCAACAAGGACGCGTTCCCCACCCGCCAGCACTGAACGCCAGCGAACCCATTCATTTTGCTTGTCGAAACAAGCCCAGCTGTGTTGCGTAAGTCTTCAAGCGCAATATCAGGCTTTCGTTCACTTTGCGGTCGGAGAGCGGCGCAGCTCCAATGGCCATCGCGCTCAACAGGACCTGCGGCTTGGAACCGTTAATCAGTAAAGCTCTCGCCCGAGAGCCCGGCTTTCACCCGTAGGTCTACGGGGCCGGCACCGATCTGTTGATCGGAAGGTAGTCGTTCCCAAGGGATATTCCAAGAGCTTTTTGCAGGCCAATCCGGCTTTTATGGAGGCATTTTTCGGGCTGAAACGGCCCGCGGAATGCCCGCCAGATCGGCCTTGGGTGGCCTGTCCACCGTTAACGCGCCGGCCGCCATCAAGGTTTCAATAGTCCGGGCCTGCCCCTGTCCGGCCTCGACGATCAGCGCTCCGCCAGGGGCGAGACGCTCGGCGGCCTGCGGGATCAGGGCGCGATAGGCGTCATATCCGTCATTGCCGCCGTCGAGCGCCAGATGCGGATCGTGGTCGCGTACCTCGATGCTCAGTATCGGGATTTCGGCGGAGGGAATATAGGGCGGGTTCGAGACGATCAGGTCAAACGGGCCGCGCAGCGCCGCCAGATAGGAGCAGGCGACGAAGCCGGCGCGGCCGGCGAGGCCGAGGGCGACCGCGTTGTCGCGCGCCGTATCGAGCGCCGTCAGGCTGACATCGGTGCCGACCGCAAACGCGTCGGGAATCTCGCGCAGCAATGCGAGCAGGATGGCGCCCGATCCGACGCCGATATCTGCGATGAGCGGGCGCCGCCCCGATATCGCCAGCCCACGAAACATCTCGAGCGCCAACTCGACGACGGTCTCGGTGTCCGGCCGCGGTACCAGCGTCGCCTCGGACAGCCGCAACGGCATGCCCCAGAACTCCCGCGCGCCGAGAATGCGGGCGACCGGCTCATGCGCGAGCCGGCGCTGCGCGTATCGTTCGAGCCGCGTGGCCTCGTCAGGCGTGAGTCGTCGCGATGCCTGCGTCACCATGCCGGTCAGATCGAGCTCCAGCGCTGCCCCGACGAGCAGGCGCGCATCGAGGGCGGCGTCCTCGATGCCGGCCGATTGCAGCCGTGCCGCGAGCGCGCGCCGCGCACTCTCGACGTCATGTCCGGGACCGAAGCCTGTCGTCAATGGAACCATCCTGCCTGGCATCGTGGATAGATCGGCAGGCTTGCTTGCGTCAACGGAAAGGAGCGCGTTTGATCGCGCCTCGCAAGCGAGGAGGGGGTCCATGACGGCCTATGACGACCAGAACGTCTTCGCAAAGATCCTGCGCGGCGAGATTCCCTGCTTCGAGGTTTTCAGGGACGACCGCAGCCTGGCCTTCCTCGACATCATGCCGCGCGCACCCGGACACACGCTGGTGATTCCGCGGGCGCCGGCGCGCGGCATTCTGGATATCGCGGAGGACGATCTCGCCGCCGTCGCCCGGACGGCCAAGCGAATCGCGCTTGCGGCGATGAAGGCGTTTGACGCGGAGGGGATCATCCTTCAGCGAGCCCGCCAGCGGGCAGGTGGTGCTTCACCTGCACATGCACGTCATGCCCGTCAGGGCCGGCGTCGAACTGTTGCCGGCGCAGACGCGCAAGGAAGATATGGCCGTGCTCGCCGATCACGCCAAGCGCATGATCGCGGCGCTTGGCAATTGATTGCGGCGACTGATTAGACGCCGAGATAGCGCTGCAGCAGCTCCGGCTGGGCCTTGAGCTCCTGAGCCGGGCCCTCGTGAACGATGTGGCCGTTGTTGATGATGTAGATCCGGCTCGCCAGCGCCAGCGTCGCGGCCAGATTTTGCTCGACCAGCACGATGGTCTGGCCGGCCGCCGCCAGCTCGCGGCAGGCCTTGACGAGATCGTGGACGATGACGGGCGCAAGTCCCTCGAACGGCTCGTCCAGCAGCACGATCTTGGGATCGCGCACCAGCGCCCGCGCGATCGCGAGCATCTGCTGCTCGCCGCCGGAGAGCTCGGTGCCGCGGTTGCTGCGCCGCTCCTTCAGCCGCGGAAACATCTCGTAGATGCGGCCGAGCGGCCAGCGCTTCGGGGCGGTGATCCCGGCAAGGACGATGTTCTCCTCCACCGACAGGCTGCCGAAGACGCGGCGCTCCTCGTGCACGAGCTGCATTCCCGCCTGCGCGATCCTGTGGCTCCTGCGTCCGGCGATGTCGATGCCGTCGAACTTCACGCTGCCGCTGCGCGGCGTCACGACGCCCATCAGGCTCTTCAGCGTCGTGCTCTTGCCGGCGCCGTTGCGGCCGAGCAGCGCCACCACCTCGTGACGTTCGACGTGCATGGCGACGTCGAACAGGATGTGGGAATCGCCGTAATAGCTGTTCAGGCCGTTGACCTCGATCAGGCTCATGCGGCGATCTCCCCATGCACGCCGCCGAGATAGGCCTCCTGCACCGCGGCGTTGGTCTTGATTTCCTCGGGTGTGCCGGAGACCAGCACTTTGCCCTCCTGAAGCACCGTGACGCGCTCCACCAGCTCGAACAGCGAATCCATGTCGTGGTCGATGATGATCATGGTGCGCCCCGCGCGCGATCGATTTGAGCAGCTTGACGGTCTCGACCCGCTCGCGCGGGCTCATGCCCGCGAGCGGCTCGTCGAGCAGCAGCAGACGCGGCGAGGTCGCGAGCGCGAGCCCGATCTCGAGCCTGCGCTTCTCGCCATAGGCGAGCTCGGCGACCGGCGTGTCCGCGCGGCGGGTCAAGTTGACCAAAGCGAGCGTATGCTCCACCTGCTCGTCCAGGCCCTTGACGCTGGAAAGCTTACGGAACAGGTCGAGCCGGAACTTGCCGCGCAGCTCGGCGAGCGCGGCGATCGTCAGATTCTCGCGTACGGTGAGGCCGGTGAAGAGCTGGTTGACCTGGTAGCTCTTGGTGAGCCCGAGCTGGCAAACCTCGGTGACCTTCAATCCCGTGATATCACGCCCCTCGAACACGATCTGGCCCGAGGTCGGCGCGATCTCGCAGGTCAGCATCTTGAAGAAGGTCGATTTGCCGGCGCCGTTGGGGCCGATGATGCCGCGCAGCTCGCCCTGATTGACGCTGAAATCGATGTCGCTGTTGGCGACGAGGCCGCCATAGCGCTTGGTGAGGCCGGTGGCTTTCAGGATCGGCCCGGAATAGACGGGGTGCGCGACCTCCTTGGCCTGCATCGGCGCCGGCGGAGGTTGCAGTGTCGCCTCAGCGTCCGGCTCGGACTCCGTATCGCTCCGCTGACGCCTGCCGGAGACGAGGCGATAAAGGTCCGCAAGACCGCCGATGATGCCGCCGCGCAGGAAACACACCAGCAGCACGAACACGACGCCCAGCACCAGCTTCCAGGCGGCGCCCAGGCCCAGCGCGGATTGGAGGAAATCCTGCAGGAACAGCCAGACGGTCGCGCCGACCAGCGGCCCGAACAGCGTGCCGCGGCCGCCGATGGCGGTCTGCATCACCAGTTGGCCGGAGGTGTCGAAGGTGAAGGCATCGGGCGGCATGAAGGCCTGGAGCACGCCGAGCAGGCCGCCGGCGAAACCGGCGTAAGCGGCGGCGATCACGAAGGCTGTCAGCTTGTAGCCGTGGATGTTGTGCCCGACCGCGGTGGCGCGCAGCGGATTGTCCCGGATCGCGCTGAAGATAGCGCCGAC encodes the following:
- a CDS encoding acetyl-CoA C-acetyltransferase; translation: MSDDVVIVSAARTPVGSFNGAFATLPAHDLGAIAIKAALERGGIEPGRVSEVIMGQILTAAQGQNPARQASIAAGIPVESPAWGVNQLCGSGLRTVALGYQALLNGDSEIVVAGGQESMSMAPHAQYLRGGVKMGPVEFVDTMIKDGLWDAFNGYHMGNTAENVARQWQITRTQQDEFAVASQQKAEAAQKAGKFNDEIVPVTIKSRKGDIVVSADEYPRHGATLDGMAKLKPAFEKDGTVTAGSASGINDGAAAVVLMTAKQAAKEGKKPLARIVSWAQAGVDPKIMGSGPIPASRAALKKAGWNVGDLDLIEANEAFAAQACAVNKDLGWDTSKVNVNGGAIAIGHPVGASGARVLVTLLHEMQKRDSKKGLATLCIGGGMGIAMCIARD
- the phbB gene encoding acetoacetyl-CoA reductase encodes the protein MARVALVTGGTRGIGAAISKALKAAGYKVAASYAGNDTAAEKFKAETGIAVYKWDVSSFDACAEGVKKVEADLGPIEVLVNNAGITRDTAFHKMTLEQWNAVINTNLGSLFNMTRQVIEGMRSRKFGRIISISSINGQKGQFGQVNYSAAKAGDIGFTKALALENAKGGITVNAICPGYINTEMVQAVPKDVLEKNVIPQIPVNRLGEPEEIARAVVFLAADEAGFITGSTMTINGGQYQA
- a CDS encoding DMT family transporter; translation: MTPRTATLIGLTAILMWSLLSVMTVATGRIPAFQLAAMTFAIGGLVGLLTWIGRGEAAKSLRQPLVVWAVGVGGLFGYHALYFLALRFAPPAEAGLLNYLWPLLIVLFSSFLPGERLALHHIVGAMLGLVGTVLLFAGNTSGFAAGQVPGLAAAFIAAFVWAAYSVLSRRLKAVPTDAVAGFCLATAVLAALMHGLLETTVWPETTLQWLSVIALGIGPVGAAFYAWDIGMKRGDIRVLGAASYATPLLSTGFLIAAGFAKASANIALAAILIAGGGLIAAKDMVLRKR
- a CDS encoding DUF4167 domain-containing protein, with the protein product MRNGQNKQRMRNRNNNNNNNNNNRRSQNPMTRVYESNGPDIKIRGTASHIAEKYLQLARDARSSGDPVAAENYYQHAEHYFRLIAAAQEQFRQNQQPRGDEPISSNSDDGDDDGENFSNFGQEPGFVPQPQQQQPFARDRDGQRDHQRDHQQRENQPYQRENQQPREHREREHRPQPQYQPQPQPLPLNQPQPVVADAGSVDRLPSFITGPQPQVNGGANVPGAFEGGGAGERFPRRRRRPHGPRPEREAAPAASSDEVAPGE
- the gloB gene encoding hydroxyacylglutathione hydrolase, coding for MAAEIRTFSCLNDNFGYLIHDVETKATASIDAPEAGPILAALEREGWQLTDILITHHHGDHVGGVAELKRKYNCRVVAPHDKTTEIANVDLRVANADVVKIGNLLARVLETPGHTLDHVSYVFDTEKTVFAADTLFSIGCGRVFEGTYPMMWDSLLKLRALPDDFNLYCGHEYTASNVKFALTIDPDNAALQARAAEVTRLRAENKPTIPSLLGDEKRANVFLRADAPEVAARLHMKGADAAAVFGELRERKNKS
- a CDS encoding ABC transporter ATP-binding protein, which translates into the protein MSLIEVNGLNSYYGDSHILFDVAMHVERHEVVALLGRNGAGKSTTLKSLMGVVTPRSGSVKFDGIDIAGRRSHRIAQAGMQLVHEERRVFGSLSVEENIVLAGITAPKRWPLGRIYEMFPRLKERRSNRGTELSGGEQQMLAIARALVRDPKIVLLDEPFEGLAPVIVHDLVKACRELAAAGQTIVLVEQNLAATLALASRIYIINNGHIVHEGPAQELKAQPELLQRYLGV
- the phaR gene encoding polyhydroxyalkanoate synthesis repressor PhaR — encoded protein: MAKSDQPTTIKKYANRRLYNTGTSTYVTLEDLASMVKDGEDFLVYDAKTGDDITRSVLAQIIFEQENKAGQNLLPTTFLRQLIRFYGDSMQMVVPKYLEQSIATLTQEQEKFRKQIANSLSGTPFAPLEEQVRRNMELFQQTFSMFKPFVPNAARPATAAEPEADATVETPKDSNIDDLRQQMKDMQERLERMSKKEE
- a CDS encoding methyltransferase domain-containing protein, with product MTIDVVDLREFYSRRLGIVARQMINRGIRERWPSAEGQRVLGLGYPTPYLGLFREDAERCLAFMPAAQGVLKWPTGRPALASLVDEFSLPLPDAAVDRILLVHALEMSDDPAALLREAWRVLSPSGRVIAVIPNRRGVWTRTDSTPFGHGRPYSRSQITDLLRQTWFTPTAWGEALFMPPYAGGWVLKSAQMWERAGAALSLPFAGVHIVEATKQVYRAIPAKRERARLIPSLAKPVLVPSSTTATRG
- a CDS encoding cupin domain-containing protein; translated protein: MSTAAEIIARLELRPHPEGGHYRETFRDQATDANGRSRSTLIYFLLARGECSHWHRVDAVETWHYYVGSPLMLRIAHEGCSQHEVRLGTDLVGGERPQAIVPADAWQMAETTGDWTLVGCTVAPAFEFAKFELAPKGWQP
- the prmC gene encoding peptide chain release factor N(5)-glutamine methyltransferase, whose amino-acid sequence is MVPLTTGFGPGHDVESARRALAARLQSAGIEDAALDARLLVGAALELDLTGMVTQASRRLTPDEATRLERYAQRRLAHEPVARILGAREFWGMPLRLSEATLVPRPDTETVVELALEMFRGLAISGRRPLIADIGVGSGAILLALLREIPDAFAVGTDVSLTALDTARDNAVALGLAGRAGFVACSYLAALRGPFDLIVSNPPYIPSAEIPILSIEVRDHDPHLALDGGNDGYDAYRALIPQAAERLAPGGALIVEAGQGQARTIETLMAAGALTVDRPPKADLAGIPRAVSARKMPP